From one Magnolia sinica isolate HGM2019 chromosome 18, MsV1, whole genome shotgun sequence genomic stretch:
- the LOC131233087 gene encoding probable plastid-lipid-associated protein 11, chloroplastic, translated as MAITTPPFRPLPASFEFQKPNPSIKSRHRKTLAFFRNPASQSLLAKDDLLSLISDQERGIKTQSDSSKRSKIIQAIDALAVIGKDAITTDASSLSATWRMLWTTEKEQLFIIKNAHLFGTQTGDVLQVIDVERGTLNNVITFPPSGVFFVRSTIEVAPPQRVNFKFTSAVLRGKDWEFPLPPFGQGWFESMYLDDDIRVVKDIRGDYLVVDRAPYSWTE; from the exons ATGGCCATAACCACACCACCCTTCCGTCCTCTTCCCGCCTCTTTCGAATTCCAAAAACCAAACCCTTCTATAAAATCCCGCCATCGCAAAACCCTAGCCTTTTTCAGAAACCCCGCCAGCCAATCTCTCCTCGCCAAAGAcgatcttctctctctcatttcagaCCAGGAAAGAGGCATCAAAACCCAGAGCGATTCATCCAAACGATCCAAAATCATCCAAGCCATCGACGCTCTGGCCGTCATCGGCAAGGACGCGATCACGACGGATGCTTCGTCACTCTCCGCCACGTGGCGGATGCTCTGGACGACTGAAAAGGAGCAGCTCTTCATCATCAAGAATGCCCATCTCTTTGGAACCCAGACCGGCGACGTGTTGCAGGTCATTGATGTTGAAAGGGGTACCCTTAACAACGTAATTACATTCCCGCCATCCGGCGTCTTCTTTGTGCGGTCTACCATCGAAGTCGCTCCACCACAGAGAGTGAATTTCAA attTACAAGTGCAGTTTTAAGAGGGAAAGATTGGGAATTTCCTTTGCCGCCTTTTGGACAAGGgtg GTTTGAATCCATGTACCTTGATGATGATATTCGAGTTGTAAAGGATATCCGCGGAGATTATTTAGTTGTTGACCGTGCTCCATATAGTTGGACAGAATGA